CGTTTGCGGGTGCAGCGGGTCGACTGCGGGCGCGGAGGTCGCGCGCATGGAGGGTTATGCGCGCAGTGTCGGAGTGCCTGTCGCGTTCGTGGACTGCTCGAGGCAGGTGGAGGACGCGGGCGACGCTGTCGCGCAGGCGTTCGAGGAGCGGGTGGATGCGATGCTTCGGGCCTAGCTGTGCCGGTACGAGTCTGGTCTAACGGCCGCACGCGCACGCGCACGCGCACTCGCACTCGCACGCGGGCGGGGGTTGGCAGATCAGTCGGACTGATTCCTTTCGAGCCGGTCGACGCGCACCGTCAGCTCGTTGATCTCGCGACGGAGCTCGTCCGTCTGTTCGGGCCGTTCCCTCAAATCGTGCAGCTCGAGCCGGATTTGCGCGATGTCACGTGTAACGTAGTCCCGGAATTGCGACACTTTGTGCTCGAGCCGGCCTACGTGTTCTGTCAGCGCGTCCACACGATCGCTCAACTGCCTGACCTCATCGCGCAGATCCCTGACTTCGGCGCGCAGCTCCATGTGCTGCGCCTCTTGGAGCTCGAAGTAGCGGTATACGCGGGCGAAACCAGACTCGACGCGCGCGAACCCGGCGTCCATCCGCGCGAACCCGGCGTCCATCCGCGCGAGCCCGGCGTCCATGCGGGCTTCGCCAGCTTCCGTGCGGGCTTCGCCAGCGTCCATGCGCGCTTCGCTGGCGTCCATGCGTGCATATATGCGCGCGAACCCCGCATTCATCGTCTCGCCCAGTGCCGCGATGGCGGCGCGCATTTCGGTGTCCATGCTCTTGAAGATAGCGTGGCGTCGCGGGCGATTCCATGGCGTGCTGGGACAGTGTGCCGGGCCGCGCCGTGACGAGAAGACGCCTCGACCGCGTACTGGAGATCGGGTTGATCAGCGGCGGGAATCCAATCGAATGCGTGCAGATCGGGAGCCGCGGCGAGGACCGCCAATCGACCATTCTGCGAAACCCACCGTTAGGGATGGAGGATTCGCCGCGCCATGCGCGCCGACGTTTCCATCTGATCATCAGCCATCGAACGGTAGTGGAACTTTGAGTGTCCTCCAGACACCGAAGTTTCCATTCGTACGGCCGATGCGCAGCCAATGGTCGATTGGGAGCGTCCTCGTGCGGTGTTTCAGCCGGATGAGGGAGCCCTCAGAACGTAGAGCAGCCAGGGCGAAGTGTGAAGCTCGGTCTGCCATGCGTACGGTTCGTCGGGCCGGCCCAGCGGGCGATGCATCTCCAGCACGTCGAGTCCGGCCGCGGCGAAATCCGCGCGGTATGCGGCGTCGTCCCAGAGCACGTCAAGGATCGGCCGGCGATCGCCGCCGTCGGTGATTGCGATACGCACAACGTCACCGGTGCGGGCGGCGTCGTTCTCCGGATACGCTGTCGTGAAGGATAGCCACTCGTTCGTGTATAGTTCCGGCGCGGACGCGATGACTATGAGCCGGCCATCCGGGGCGAGCCGGCGACCGATGGCATCGAGCAGTCGTCGGCGATGCGCGACCTCCGCGATGTTGTCGAACGGGTATGCGGCGAGCACGAGATCGAAGGGACCGTCGGGCCAGCCGGTCACTGCATCATCGCGCACGAGCATGTACGTGCCGCCGGGATCGCGCTCGCGTGCGATGCGCAGCATCGGCTCGGCGACGTCGATGCCGATCGTGTCGAGGCCGAGCTCCTTCAGAAAACGCGTCGAGCGACCTGCTCCGCAGCCGAAGTCCAGTGCCTTCCGTCCGGTGCCGTGCCGGGCGATCAGATCCGGCAGGTCGCGGAACGCAAGGTAGTACGTGCCGGCGAAGCCGAGGTCGGCATACGCGGCGGCGCGGTCGCGGTCGTCGTAGGCGTTGGGAATTCCGGGTGATCGCATTCCCGTTCAGCTACCCTCGATGACCTGGCCGAAGCAGGTCAGCGAATCGGCACCGCATAGCTCCGCACCGCGTTCGCCTCGACGTCGCTCCGGTCGAACCATGCGGGCTTGAACTGTCGTCGCGCGTAGAGCGATGCCTGGTCGAAGAAGTGGGACGATGCGGGGTCGCCGCTCTGGCCGTAGTTGAGGATCGACGCGGCGCGCACGGTCGGTCCGAACGCGACGACCTTCACGAACGAGTTGCCGCCGCGCCCCAGCCTCGGCGATGCCTCGCCGAACGGCTCGCTGTAGAACGTGAAGACGGAGCCGAGCTGGCCGTGTGCGCCGCCGACGGCGAGGCTCTCGCGCGATGGGTCGAGGCGGATCGGCGCTCCGGGCAGCGGG
This DNA window, taken from Longimicrobiales bacterium, encodes the following:
- a CDS encoding class I SAM-dependent methyltransferase, which encodes MRSPGIPNAYDDRDRAAAYADLGFAGTYYLAFRDLPDLIARHGTGRKALDFGCGAGRSTRFLKELGLDTIGIDVAEPMLRIARERDPGGTYMLVRDDAVTGWPDGPFDLVLAAYPFDNIAEVAHRRRLLDAIGRRLAPDGRLIVIASAPELYTNEWLSFTTAYPENDAARTGDVVRIAITDGGDRRPILDVLWDDAAYRADFAAAGLDVLEMHRPLGRPDEPYAWQTELHTSPWLLYVLRAPSSG